In one window of Streptomyces sp. NBC_01224 DNA:
- a CDS encoding serine/threonine-protein kinase: protein MRPVGSKYLLEEPLGRGATGTVWRARQRETAGAEAAVAGQPGETVAIKVLKEELANDADVVMRFLRERSVLLRLTHENIVRTRDLVVEGDLLALVMDLVDGPDLHRYLRENGPLTPVAAALLTAQIADALAASHADGVVHRDLKPANVLLDERDGQMHPMLTDFGIARLADSPGLTRTHEFVGTPAYVAPESAEGRPQTSAVDIYGAGILLYELVTGRPPFSGGTALEVLHRHLSEEPRRPTTVPAPLWTVIERCLSKDPDRRPSAENLARGLRTVAAGIGVHASSAQIAAADGVGALLAPDPAPAAVPQAPGAADPTQVLPSNAGSYDPNAATSVMQHAPGPGGHADPTSVLPPVPPHPDGPPQPEGPHPWQSQLQAARDRNEQTQVQYLDPSEDPLRRRPQRSQPQQQPQRRQQPPQHQQQPQQYPQPRQQQYQPQPQHQHQPQQQYQRQQYAPPQPPPQQPAPRQPREPRQRSANPMKIPGLGCLKGCLFTLVLLFVAGWLIWELTPLQDWIGQGKSYWQAISDAVSSVTDWVSKLGGSSGS from the coding sequence GTGCGGCCGGTAGGCAGCAAGTACCTGCTCGAGGAGCCGCTGGGACGCGGCGCCACGGGCACCGTCTGGCGTGCCCGCCAGCGGGAGACCGCAGGTGCCGAGGCGGCCGTCGCCGGCCAGCCCGGCGAGACCGTGGCGATCAAGGTCCTCAAGGAGGAGCTCGCCAACGACGCGGACGTCGTGATGCGGTTCCTGCGCGAGCGCTCCGTGTTGCTCCGGCTCACCCACGAGAACATCGTGCGCACCCGCGACCTGGTCGTCGAGGGAGACCTCCTCGCCCTCGTCATGGACCTGGTCGACGGCCCCGACCTGCACCGTTACCTCCGCGAGAACGGCCCGCTCACCCCGGTCGCCGCCGCGCTCCTCACCGCGCAGATCGCGGACGCGCTCGCCGCCAGCCACGCCGACGGCGTCGTCCACCGCGACCTGAAGCCCGCCAACGTCCTGCTCGACGAGCGCGACGGCCAGATGCACCCGATGCTCACCGACTTCGGCATCGCGCGCCTGGCCGACTCCCCGGGGCTGACCCGGACCCATGAGTTCGTCGGCACGCCCGCCTATGTGGCGCCGGAGTCCGCCGAGGGCCGGCCGCAGACGTCCGCGGTCGACATCTACGGCGCGGGCATCCTGCTGTATGAGCTGGTCACCGGGCGCCCGCCGTTCTCCGGAGGCACCGCCCTCGAAGTCCTGCACCGGCACCTCAGCGAGGAGCCCCGCCGCCCCACCACCGTCCCGGCGCCGCTGTGGACGGTCATAGAGCGCTGCCTGAGCAAGGACCCCGACCGGCGGCCCAGCGCCGAGAACCTGGCCCGCGGACTGCGTACCGTCGCGGCGGGCATCGGCGTGCACGCCAGCTCGGCCCAGATCGCGGCGGCCGACGGTGTGGGCGCCCTGCTCGCACCCGACCCGGCGCCCGCGGCCGTTCCCCAGGCCCCCGGTGCGGCCGACCCGACGCAGGTGCTGCCCAGCAACGCGGGCTCGTACGATCCGAACGCCGCGACCAGCGTCATGCAGCACGCCCCCGGCCCGGGCGGGCACGCCGACCCGACCTCGGTCCTGCCGCCCGTACCGCCGCACCCGGACGGCCCTCCGCAGCCCGAGGGGCCGCACCCCTGGCAGTCCCAGCTCCAGGCGGCCCGCGATCGCAACGAGCAGACGCAGGTCCAGTACCTCGACCCGAGCGAGGACCCGCTGCGCCGCCGCCCCCAGAGGTCCCAGCCCCAGCAGCAGCCTCAGCGACGGCAGCAGCCGCCGCAGCATCAGCAGCAGCCGCAGCAGTACCCCCAGCCCCGGCAGCAGCAGTACCAGCCGCAACCCCAGCATCAGCACCAGCCCCAACAGCAGTACCAGCGGCAGCAGTACGCGCCCCCGCAGCCGCCGCCCCAGCAGCCGGCCCCGCGGCAGCCCCGCGAGCCGCGGCAGCGCAGCGCCAACCCGATGAAGATTCCCGGCCTCGGCTGCCTCAAGGGGTGTCTGTTCACCCTGGTGCTGCTGTTCGTCGCGGGCTGGCTGATCTGGGAACTGACCCCGCTGCAGGACTGGATCGGCCAGGGCAAGAGCTACTGGCAGGCGATCAGTGACGCGGTCTCCAGCGTGACCGACTGGGTCTCGAAACTGGGCGGCAGCAGCGGCTCCTGA
- the ftsE gene encoding cell division ATP-binding protein FtsE: MIRFDNVSKTYPKQSRPALRDVSLDIEKGEFVFLVGSSGSGKSTFMRLILREERASQGMVHVLGKDLARMSNWKVPHMRRQLGTVFQDFRLLPNKTVAENVAFAQEVIGKPRGEIRKAVPQVLDLVGLGGKEDRMPGELSGGEQQRVAIARAFVNRPMLLIADEPTGNLDPQTSVGIMKLLDRINRTGTTVIMATHDQNIVDQMRKRVIELEQGRLVRDQARGVYGYQH; encoded by the coding sequence GTGATCCGATTCGACAACGTCTCCAAGACCTACCCGAAGCAGAGCCGTCCCGCTCTACGGGATGTGTCTCTCGATATCGAGAAGGGCGAGTTCGTCTTCCTGGTGGGCTCCTCCGGCTCCGGCAAGTCCACCTTCATGCGACTCATCCTCCGCGAAGAGCGCGCCAGCCAGGGCATGGTTCACGTCCTGGGCAAGGACCTGGCGCGCATGTCCAACTGGAAGGTGCCGCACATGCGCCGCCAGTTGGGCACGGTGTTCCAGGACTTCCGCCTCCTCCCCAACAAGACCGTCGCGGAGAACGTTGCGTTCGCGCAGGAGGTCATCGGCAAGCCGCGCGGTGAGATCCGCAAGGCGGTGCCCCAGGTCCTCGACCTGGTCGGCCTCGGCGGCAAGGAGGACCGGATGCCCGGTGAGCTCTCCGGTGGTGAGCAGCAGCGCGTGGCGATCGCGCGGGCGTTCGTGAACCGTCCGATGCTGCTGATCGCGGACGAGCCGACCGGCAACCTCGACCCGCAGACCTCCGTCGGCATCATGAAGCTGCTGGACCGGATCAACCGGACCGGCACCACTGTGATCATGGCGACTCACGACCAGAACATCGTCGACCAGATGCGCAAGCGCGTCATCGAGCTGGAGCAGGGCCGTCTCGTACGCGACCAGGCCCGCGGCGTCTACGGCTACCAGCACTGA
- the smpB gene encoding SsrA-binding protein SmpB translates to MAKEKDTGRKLIAQNKKARHDYHIVDTYECGLVLMGTEVKSLRLGRASLVDGFVQIDGGEAWLHNIHVPEYVQGTWTNHSAKRKRKLLLHRAEIDKLESKSGETGHTIVPLALYFKDSRVKVEIALAKGKKEYDKRQTLREKQDLRETNRAISAARRRQRSA, encoded by the coding sequence ATGGCTAAGGAAAAGGACACAGGGCGCAAGCTCATCGCGCAGAACAAGAAGGCGCGGCACGACTACCACATCGTCGACACCTACGAGTGCGGTCTCGTACTCATGGGTACCGAGGTCAAGTCGCTGCGGCTGGGCCGGGCCTCCCTGGTGGACGGCTTCGTCCAGATCGACGGGGGCGAGGCCTGGCTGCACAACATCCACGTCCCTGAGTACGTGCAGGGGACCTGGACGAACCACTCTGCCAAGCGGAAGCGCAAGCTGCTGCTGCACCGGGCGGAGATCGACAAGCTGGAGTCGAAGTCGGGCGAGACGGGTCACACGATCGTGCCGCTCGCGCTGTACTTCAAGGACAGCCGGGTCAAGGTCGAGATCGCGCTCGCCAAGGGCAAGAAGGAGTACGACAAGCGGCAGACCCTGCGCGAGAAGCAGGATCTGAGGGAGACCAACCGCGCGATCTCGGCAGCGCGCCGGCGCCAGCGCAGCGCGTAG
- a CDS encoding FHA domain-containing protein — translation MQIRLTVLAPRSGQTPARACDVLVTAPPGTALATVASNLAAAVSGPDGSLGSGAVVLFAGRERLDAQRCALGEPPLVDGAVLSLQVPGEDESADDAVPAQLHVVAGPDAGGVHLLHGGRIRIGRSADADVPLDDPDVSRLHCTVTVAEDGLVSVADLGSTNGTLLDGTEVRDRPVRLKPGALLRLGESTLRLTSGARTPTLATAPDGEGHLRVSGTAGAAAADGGFAEEYGSGHGYAPAAAGPGPAPYEGPGDRHTYESGEGGWADTRQPPSERSPRFPGDGTPRRGGIGAWARRLAGNKGEPVHEATPDGTGAAELPFPATASPATPSGCAAESIWPDPAAVLLTALGPGPRLWERDTAHPEALVVRLGTTDRAELPAVPVTVGLREAGSLGLAGPRTRLAGLARSAVAQLAALHSPADLEIVLISTDRARSADERRREWAWLGWLPHLRPMHGQDCRLLLAYDREQAVARTTELVRRLDDGPLGPGWASLDRSTVAEAAGQYSGPYTVVIVDGDPGSAVLRENTARLAAAGAAAGIHLICLAETPAATPTSPVAATYEAACHASIAFRECGAVAMLSGDVATALRLLRTADGRAAGRGTVAAVDAVSAHWAERFGRALAPLRTEGSTSAHGRPASAALPPTARLLDELGLARATPASLMARWASTADDQPGATVRGSGRWAGGPAGAGGGMDAADADARGSGRTEYPRGAGPRVGAQRTGGAPGPDRAGGYAPGSGRTPYPGSETTTHIGTAGHGLVRDDAHDTGGSGRTPYPGAARVGGGRYGSSPGDTRSSRTVPASGTWGGGDVQGADSLRSAGSGRTSNRVSGPRGGDTPPVAARGAGSGAAAARTAVEANTGTGMPAAARAEGAAAVAAGRPVVVLGAGPRGAVSVDLAEEGPHLLIEGPTGSGRTELLRAVAASLSAAARPDRLGILLVDGAGGERGESLRPCTELPHVFTHLVASDPVRMREFAQALGGELKRRAELLGQYDFTEWHHRHEVAQRMAGQRPPSAAEQRGDLDSPMSGTLRLRPAAARSTGPGPSPLPRLVVLVDDFDALVAPALGSPGRPAAGSVVRALEAVARDGGRLGVHLVATSARPDRTEDTDLAHGARLRIVLDAPVVPPSPEAPAPGRGRLGHPDGRVTPFQGGRVTGRIPRTATLRPTVVPLEWERMGDPPARRPVRELGNGPTDLALLASALERAARSVNAEPIAPFGPVHS, via the coding sequence ATGCAGATCCGGCTGACCGTCCTCGCGCCGCGCAGCGGCCAGACTCCGGCGCGCGCCTGCGACGTGCTGGTCACCGCCCCGCCGGGGACGGCGCTCGCCACGGTGGCGTCCAATCTGGCCGCGGCCGTTTCCGGGCCCGACGGCTCGCTCGGCAGCGGTGCGGTGGTGCTGTTCGCCGGGCGTGAGCGGCTCGACGCGCAGCGGTGCGCACTGGGTGAGCCCCCGCTGGTCGACGGAGCGGTGCTCTCACTCCAGGTCCCGGGCGAGGACGAGTCGGCGGACGACGCCGTTCCGGCGCAGCTGCATGTGGTCGCGGGGCCCGACGCGGGCGGGGTCCATCTGCTGCACGGCGGCCGGATCCGGATCGGCCGCTCCGCCGACGCGGACGTCCCGCTCGACGACCCCGACGTGTCCCGGCTGCACTGCACCGTGACGGTCGCCGAGGACGGCCTGGTCTCGGTGGCCGATCTGGGCTCCACCAACGGCACCCTGCTCGACGGTACGGAGGTCCGCGACCGCCCGGTCCGTCTGAAGCCCGGCGCGCTGCTGCGGCTCGGCGAATCGACGCTCCGGCTGACCTCGGGCGCGCGTACGCCGACGCTGGCGACGGCCCCGGACGGCGAGGGGCATCTGCGGGTGTCCGGTACGGCAGGCGCGGCCGCCGCCGATGGCGGCTTCGCCGAGGAGTACGGCTCCGGCCACGGGTACGCCCCGGCCGCCGCCGGCCCCGGGCCCGCCCCGTACGAGGGGCCCGGCGACCGTCACACGTACGAGAGCGGCGAAGGCGGGTGGGCCGACACCCGCCAGCCCCCCTCCGAGCGCTCCCCCCGCTTCCCGGGCGACGGAACACCCCGGCGGGGCGGGATAGGCGCCTGGGCGCGCAGACTCGCGGGCAACAAGGGCGAGCCGGTGCACGAGGCGACGCCCGACGGGACAGGCGCGGCCGAGCTGCCGTTCCCGGCCACCGCCTCCCCCGCGACACCATCGGGATGCGCCGCGGAGAGCATCTGGCCCGACCCGGCGGCCGTGCTGCTTACCGCGCTCGGACCCGGCCCCAGGCTGTGGGAGCGCGACACCGCGCACCCGGAGGCGCTCGTGGTGCGCCTGGGGACGACGGACCGGGCCGAGCTGCCCGCCGTGCCGGTGACCGTGGGGCTGCGGGAGGCCGGTTCCCTCGGGCTCGCCGGTCCGCGGACCCGGCTGGCCGGACTCGCCCGTTCAGCGGTGGCGCAGCTCGCCGCGCTGCACTCCCCCGCCGATCTGGAGATCGTGCTGATCAGCACGGACCGCGCCCGCAGCGCGGACGAGCGCAGACGCGAATGGGCCTGGCTCGGCTGGCTGCCCCATCTGCGCCCCATGCACGGCCAGGACTGCCGGCTGCTCCTCGCGTACGACCGGGAACAGGCCGTCGCCCGTACGACGGAGCTGGTGCGCCGACTGGACGACGGGCCGCTGGGGCCCGGCTGGGCGAGCCTGGACCGCAGCACGGTCGCCGAGGCCGCCGGGCAGTACTCGGGCCCGTACACCGTGGTGATCGTCGACGGCGACCCCGGCTCGGCGGTGCTGCGCGAGAACACCGCCCGGCTGGCCGCCGCGGGTGCCGCTGCCGGAATCCATCTGATCTGTCTGGCCGAGACCCCGGCCGCCACGCCCACCTCACCGGTCGCGGCGACGTACGAGGCGGCCTGCCACGCCTCGATCGCGTTCCGTGAGTGCGGGGCGGTGGCGATGCTGAGCGGTGATGTGGCCACGGCACTGCGGCTGCTGCGCACGGCGGACGGACGGGCCGCGGGCCGCGGCACGGTCGCCGCGGTGGACGCGGTGTCGGCGCACTGGGCCGAGCGGTTCGGCCGGGCGCTGGCCCCGCTGCGTACGGAGGGTTCGACGTCGGCCCACGGCCGGCCCGCGTCGGCCGCGCTCCCGCCGACCGCCCGGCTGCTGGACGAACTGGGCCTGGCGCGTGCCACCCCGGCATCCCTGATGGCCCGCTGGGCCTCCACTGCGGACGACCAGCCCGGCGCCACGGTCCGCGGTTCGGGCCGCTGGGCGGGCGGGCCGGCGGGCGCCGGTGGCGGTATGGATGCAGCCGACGCGGATGCCCGCGGTTCGGGACGCACGGAGTACCCACGCGGCGCGGGCCCCCGCGTGGGCGCCCAGCGCACAGGCGGCGCACCGGGGCCGGACCGCGCGGGCGGGTACGCCCCCGGCTCGGGGCGCACCCCGTACCCCGGCAGCGAGACCACCACCCACATCGGCACCGCGGGCCACGGCCTCGTGCGAGACGACGCCCACGACACCGGTGGTTCCGGACGCACCCCGTATCCCGGCGCCGCCCGTGTCGGCGGCGGGCGCTACGGCAGTTCGCCCGGGGACACCCGGAGCTCCCGTACCGTTCCCGCGTCCGGTACCTGGGGCGGAGGTGATGTCCAGGGGGCCGACAGTCTCCGTTCCGCCGGATCCGGGCGGACCTCGAACCGGGTCAGCGGACCGCGCGGCGGCGACACACCCCCGGTCGCGGCGCGGGGCGCCGGGAGCGGAGCGGCAGCCGCACGTACCGCCGTGGAAGCGAACACGGGCACCGGCATGCCCGCAGCCGCCCGGGCCGAAGGCGCCGCTGCCGTGGCCGCCGGGCGGCCCGTCGTGGTGCTCGGGGCCGGGCCCCGGGGCGCGGTCAGTGTGGATCTGGCGGAGGAGGGACCCCACCTCCTCATCGAGGGGCCGACCGGCAGCGGACGTACCGAGCTGCTGCGGGCCGTCGCCGCCTCGCTGTCCGCGGCAGCCCGGCCCGACCGGCTGGGCATACTCCTGGTCGACGGCGCCGGTGGCGAGCGTGGCGAGAGCCTGCGCCCCTGTACCGAACTCCCGCACGTGTTCACACACCTGGTGGCCTCGGATCCGGTACGGATGCGCGAGTTCGCGCAGGCGCTGGGCGGCGAACTGAAGCGGCGCGCCGAACTGCTCGGCCAGTACGACTTCACCGAGTGGCACCACCGGCACGAGGTGGCGCAGCGGATGGCCGGCCAGCGCCCGCCGAGCGCCGCGGAGCAGCGCGGAGACCTCGACTCCCCGATGAGCGGGACGCTCCGGCTGCGGCCCGCCGCAGCACGGTCCACGGGCCCCGGCCCCTCCCCGCTGCCCCGGCTCGTCGTCCTGGTCGACGACTTCGACGCGCTGGTCGCCCCGGCGCTCGGCAGCCCCGGCCGCCCGGCCGCGGGGTCGGTCGTACGGGCCCTGGAGGCCGTGGCCAGGGACGGCGGCCGGCTCGGCGTCCACCTGGTCGCGACGTCCGCCCGCCCGGACCGTACGGAGGACACGGACCTGGCCCATGGGGCCCGGCTGCGTATCGTGCTCGACGCACCGGTCGTCCCGCCGTCACCGGAGGCTCCGGCACCCGGACGTGGCCGGCTGGGGCATCCCGACGGGCGGGTGACACCGTTCCAGGGCGGCAGGGTGACGGGACGCATTCCGCGTACGGCGACCCTGCGCCCCACCGTCGTCCCGCTGGAGTGGGAGCGGATGGGCGATCCGCCGGCCCGGCGCCCGGTCCGCGAACTGGGCAACGGTCCGACGGACCTGGCGCTGCTGGCCAGTGCGCTGGAGCGGGCGGCCAGGTCGGTGAACGCCGAGCCGATAGCCCCGTTCGGGCCCGTCCACTCCTGA
- a CDS encoding S41 family peptidase has translation MSGPTQCFGPRGVRRGAALTLVFATVLATAAATGSLPHDGAKSSGIAARSVASTVDGDEVADAAARAVADGKSGKEAAEEAVSRSGDRWGAVYDERQYEEFEQALDGSYTGVGIAAKRSADGLVEVARVQPGGPADRVGIEPGDLLRTIDGHRIDKRPVAEAVALLRGDRTEAGAGTTVVLAVQRGAALRTETLRRARLSTEAVTVRRIGPDRSDPSSAVLIEVDSFTRGSGARIHDAVRDAPAGAGVLLDLRGNSGGLVTEAVTAASAFLDGGLVATYDVHGEQRALYAQPGGDTVRPLVVLVDGGTMSAAELLTGALQDRGRAVTVGSRTFGKGSVQMPSKLPGGSVAELTVGHYRTPAGRGVDGRGITPDLAVSSGAERRAETVLSGLGGGS, from the coding sequence ATGTCGGGCCCCACACAATGTTTCGGGCCCCGCGGTGTGCGCCGCGGGGCGGCCCTGACATTGGTCTTCGCGACCGTGCTGGCCACCGCGGCGGCCACCGGCTCGCTGCCGCACGACGGCGCGAAGTCCTCGGGCATAGCGGCGCGTTCCGTCGCCTCCACCGTCGACGGCGACGAGGTGGCCGACGCCGCCGCCCGCGCCGTCGCCGACGGCAAGTCCGGTAAGGAGGCGGCCGAGGAGGCCGTCAGCCGCAGCGGCGACCGCTGGGGCGCGGTGTACGACGAGCGGCAGTACGAGGAGTTCGAGCAGGCCCTCGACGGCTCGTACACCGGTGTCGGGATCGCCGCGAAGCGCTCCGCGGACGGGCTGGTCGAGGTGGCCCGGGTCCAGCCCGGCGGCCCCGCCGACCGGGTCGGCATCGAGCCGGGCGATCTGCTCCGTACGATCGACGGTCACCGGATCGACAAGCGCCCCGTTGCCGAGGCCGTGGCCCTGCTGCGCGGAGACCGTACGGAGGCGGGCGCGGGCACCACCGTCGTGCTGGCGGTCCAGCGGGGCGCCGCCCTTCGGACCGAGACGCTGCGCCGGGCCAGGCTCAGCACCGAGGCCGTCACCGTCCGGCGCATCGGACCGGACCGTTCCGATCCCTCGTCGGCTGTACTGATCGAGGTCGACTCGTTCACCAGGGGCTCGGGTGCCAGGATCCACGACGCGGTCCGGGACGCACCGGCGGGCGCCGGGGTGCTCCTCGATCTGCGCGGCAACTCCGGCGGCCTGGTCACCGAGGCCGTGACCGCCGCCTCCGCCTTCCTGGACGGCGGCCTGGTCGCCACGTACGACGTGCACGGCGAGCAGCGCGCCCTCTACGCGCAGCCGGGCGGTGACACCGTCCGCCCCCTCGTCGTCCTCGTCGACGGCGGCACGATGAGCGCCGCCGAGCTCCTCACCGGCGCGCTCCAGGACCGGGGCCGCGCCGTCACCGTCGGATCGCGCACCTTCGGCAAGGGTTCGGTCCAGATGCCCAGCAAGCTCCCGGGCGGCTCGGTGGCCGAGCTGACCGTCGGCCACTACCGCACCCCGGCGGGCCGCGGCGTCGACGGCCGCGGCATCACCCCGGACCTCGCGGTCAGCTCCGGGGCCGAGCGGCGGGCCGAGACGGTATTGAGTGGCCTCGGGGGTGGGTCGTAG
- a CDS encoding serine/threonine-protein kinase, translating into MARNIGSRYTAHQILGRGSAGTVWLGDGPEGPVAIKLLREDLASDQELVGRFVQERTALLGLDHPHVVAVRDLVVDGNDLALVMSLVRGTDLRTRLDRERRLAPEAAVAIIADVADGLAAAHAAGVVHRDVKPENILLDMEGPLGPGGSHPALLTDFGVAKLIDTPRRTKASKIIGTPDYLAPEIVEGLPPRAAVDIYALATVLYELLAGFTPFGGGHPGAVLRRHVTETVVPLPGIPDELWQLLVQCLAKAPASRLRASELAARLREQLPQLAGIPPLDVDEPDVEPEPQKYDEQQYTPAPEEPRRRGAVPLVPGSSADSNRDTHTSMRVPAPDELSGGPRGTARAPRSPGRPRPGSARNKSAAVRKRRLTLGAAALVLVVALGVGGWLALGDDTADAPAQDTKNSAPGTP; encoded by the coding sequence TTGGCACGGAATATCGGCAGCCGGTACACCGCCCACCAGATCCTGGGGCGCGGCAGCGCCGGCACGGTGTGGCTCGGCGACGGGCCCGAGGGCCCGGTGGCCATCAAGCTGCTCCGCGAGGACCTCGCGTCCGACCAGGAGCTCGTGGGCCGCTTCGTCCAGGAGCGCACCGCCCTGCTCGGCCTGGACCATCCGCATGTCGTCGCCGTCCGCGATCTCGTGGTGGACGGCAACGACCTGGCACTGGTCATGAGTCTGGTACGCGGCACGGACCTGCGCACCCGCCTCGACCGCGAACGCCGTCTGGCGCCCGAGGCCGCCGTCGCGATCATCGCGGATGTCGCCGACGGCCTGGCCGCCGCGCACGCCGCCGGGGTGGTCCACCGTGACGTCAAGCCGGAGAACATCCTGCTCGACATGGAGGGCCCGCTCGGCCCCGGCGGCTCGCACCCGGCGCTGCTCACCGACTTCGGTGTGGCCAAGCTGATCGACACCCCGCGCCGCACCAAGGCCAGCAAGATCATCGGTACGCCGGACTATCTGGCCCCCGAGATAGTCGAGGGCCTCCCGCCCCGCGCCGCCGTCGACATCTACGCACTCGCGACGGTCCTGTACGAACTCCTGGCCGGCTTCACACCCTTCGGCGGCGGACACCCCGGCGCGGTCCTGCGCCGCCACGTCACGGAGACGGTCGTCCCGCTCCCGGGCATCCCCGACGAGCTCTGGCAGCTCCTGGTCCAGTGTCTGGCCAAGGCCCCGGCCTCCCGGCTGCGTGCCTCCGAGCTCGCGGCCCGGCTGCGCGAGCAGCTCCCGCAGCTGGCCGGCATCCCGCCGCTGGACGTGGACGAGCCGGACGTCGAACCGGAACCCCAGAAGTACGACGAGCAGCAGTACACCCCCGCACCCGAGGAACCCCGCCGCCGCGGCGCGGTCCCCCTGGTCCCCGGCTCGTCCGCCGACTCCAACCGGGACACCCACACGAGCATGCGTGTCCCGGCCCCCGACGAACTCTCCGGCGGCCCCCGGGGCACGGCCAGGGCCCCGCGCTCCCCGGGCCGGCCCCGCCCGGGCTCGGCCCGCAACAAGTCCGCGGCTGTCCGCAAGCGCCGCCTGACGCTGGGCGCCGCGGCGCTGGTGCTGGTGGTGGCGCTGGGCGTGGGCGGCTGGCTGGCGCTGGGCGACGACACTGCGGACGCGCCTGCGCAGGACACGAAGAACTCGGCGCCGGGAACACCCTGA
- the ftsX gene encoding permease-like cell division protein FtsX, producing the protein MRAQFVLSEIGVGLRRNLTMTFAVVVSVALSLALFGGALLMREQVSTMKDYWYDKVNVSIFLCSKSDVTSTPKCAKGAVTAEQKKEIEGDLKKMDAVQTVTYESADQAYKHYQQQFGDSPMASNITPDQMQESFRVKLHDPKKYKVVATAFAGRDGVQSVQDQRSILDNLFQLMNGMNVAALFVMALMLVIALMLIVNTVRVSAFSRRRETGIMRLVGASGFYIQMPFIMEAAFAGLIGGVLACVMLLAGRYFLIDGGLALQSKLNLIDFIGWDAVFTKLPLVLAIGLLMPAVAALFALRKYLKV; encoded by the coding sequence ATGCGCGCCCAGTTCGTCCTGTCGGAGATCGGCGTCGGCCTCCGTCGCAACCTCACGATGACCTTCGCCGTCGTCGTCTCCGTCGCCCTCTCGCTCGCCCTGTTCGGCGGCGCGCTGCTCATGCGCGAGCAGGTCAGCACGATGAAGGACTACTGGTACGACAAGGTCAACGTCTCGATCTTCCTGTGCAGCAAGAGTGATGTGACCTCGACGCCCAAGTGCGCCAAGGGCGCCGTCACCGCCGAGCAGAAGAAGGAGATCGAGGGCGACCTCAAGAAGATGGACGCCGTCCAGACGGTCACGTACGAGTCGGCCGACCAGGCGTACAAGCACTACCAGCAGCAGTTCGGCGACTCTCCCATGGCGAGCAACATCACGCCGGACCAGATGCAGGAGTCGTTCCGGGTCAAGCTCCACGACCCGAAGAAGTACAAGGTCGTCGCCACCGCCTTCGCCGGCCGTGACGGGGTGCAGTCCGTCCAGGACCAGAGATCCATCCTGGACAACCTCTTCCAGCTGATGAACGGCATGAATGTGGCCGCCCTCTTCGTGATGGCGCTGATGCTGGTCATTGCGCTGATGCTGATCGTGAACACCGTCCGGGTGTCCGCGTTCAGCCGACGGCGCGAAACCGGCATCATGCGGCTCGTCGGCGCATCCGGCTTCTACATCCAGATGCCGTTCATCATGGAGGCCGCGTTCGCCGGTCTCATCGGTGGTGTGCTCGCCTGCGTGATGCTGCTGGCCGGCCGGTACTTCCTGATCGACGGCGGTCTGGCACTGCAGAGCAAGCTGAATCTGATCGACTTCATCGGCTGGGACGCGGTCTTCACCAAGCTGCCCCTGGTCCTGGCAATCGGTCTGCTGATGCCCGCCGTTGCCGCTCTCTTCGCGCTCCGCAAGTACCTGAAGGTGTGA
- the prfB gene encoding peptide chain release factor 2 — MAVVDISEELKSLSSTMGSIEAVLDLDALRADIAALEEQAAAPSLWDDPDAAQKITSKLSHLQAEVRKTEALRGRIDDLEVLFELAQDEGDADALAEAESELESVKKALDEMEVRTLLSGEYDSREALVNIRAEAGGVDAADFAEKLQRMYIRWAERHGYKTEVYETSYAEEAGIKSTTFAVQIPYAYGTLSVEQGTHRLVRISPFDNQGRRQTSFAGVEVLPVVEQTDHIEIDESELRVDVYRSSGPGGQGVNTTDSAVRLTHLPTGIVVSCQNERSQIQNKASAMNVLQAKLLERRRQEEQAKMDALKGDGGNSWGNQMRSYVLHPYQMVKDLRTEFEIGNPEAVFNGEIDGFLEAGIRWRKQREK; from the coding sequence GTGGCAGTCGTCGATATTTCCGAAGAGCTGAAGTCCCTCTCCTCGACCATGGGGTCGATCGAGGCCGTCCTGGACCTGGATGCGCTGAGGGCGGACATCGCCGCGCTCGAGGAGCAGGCGGCCGCGCCATCCCTCTGGGACGACCCGGACGCGGCGCAGAAGATCACCAGCAAGCTTTCGCACCTCCAGGCCGAGGTCCGCAAGACCGAGGCCCTCCGCGGCCGCATCGACGATCTCGAGGTCCTCTTCGAGCTCGCCCAGGACGAGGGCGACGCCGACGCCCTGGCCGAGGCCGAGTCCGAGCTGGAGTCCGTCAAGAAGGCGCTCGACGAGATGGAGGTCCGTACCCTCCTCTCCGGCGAGTACGACTCCCGCGAGGCCCTGGTCAACATCCGGGCCGAGGCCGGTGGCGTGGACGCCGCCGACTTCGCCGAGAAGCTCCAGCGCATGTACATCCGCTGGGCCGAGCGGCACGGCTACAAGACCGAGGTCTACGAGACGTCGTACGCGGAAGAGGCCGGCATCAAGTCGACCACCTTCGCCGTCCAGATCCCGTACGCCTACGGCACCCTCTCCGTCGAGCAGGGCACCCACCGGCTCGTCCGGATCTCGCCCTTCGACAACCAGGGCCGCCGCCAGACGTCCTTCGCGGGTGTCGAGGTGCTGCCCGTGGTCGAGCAGACCGACCACATCGAGATCGACGAGTCGGAGCTGCGCGTCGACGTGTACCGCTCGTCGGGCCCCGGCGGCCAGGGCGTCAACACCACGGACTCCGCGGTGCGCCTGACCCACCTCCCGACCGGCATCGTCGTCTCCTGTCAGAACGAGCGCTCGCAGATCCAGAACAAGGCGTCCGCGATGAACGTCCTCCAGGCGAAGCTCCTTGAGCGCCGCCGCCAGGAGGAGCAGGCCAAGATGGACGCCCTCAAGGGCGACGGTGGCAACTCCTGGGGCAACCAGATGCGGTCCTACGTCCTGCACCCGTACCAGATGGTCAAGGACCTGCGTACGGAGTTCGAGATCGGCAACCCGGAAGCGGTCTTCAACGGCGAGATCGACGGCTTCCTGGAGGCGGGCATCCGCTGGCGCAAGCAGCGGGAGAAGTAG